One genomic segment of Desulfomicrobium sp. ZS1 includes these proteins:
- a CDS encoding glycosyltransferase family 4 protein → MNIVYAKKFRLPDRAANMIQGLNMVASFVKNGALVNSLISFADEISDRSFYLQKTYGLSENSLGNSTFISKRARGLRYSMWLTRCIFGQSPAPVVFTRENTELRKALLLRFLSRRPIQIIHEVHKIPSFDPSDKCNNHRKNNNILKKLSQANGLIFIDEDLRDRVLAKLNLKTPSLVAPSGVNIAAFSSRYAALPSSEIVLGYFGNITEEKGIFLLADALRYLPKKYRLKCVGRVTSETRTEMLRRIGNDPQRINFTGYLNPADLPNAMSDVHISVIPSISHNKFLSPLKLAESLALGLPIVCTPVEHLKRLVQKDKHAIFANSFHPQDLANAISKLGNAPDTLSQMSIENRAHAQLFSWDARARHIIEFIKSLSVRR, encoded by the coding sequence ATGAATATTGTTTATGCTAAAAAATTTCGCCTCCCTGACCGGGCGGCAAACATGATACAAGGCCTCAACATGGTTGCCTCATTTGTAAAGAATGGAGCTTTGGTCAACTCTCTAATTTCTTTTGCGGATGAAATCTCTGACCGAAGCTTTTATTTGCAAAAAACATACGGTCTATCAGAAAACTCACTTGGAAATTCAACTTTCATTTCCAAACGAGCACGAGGCCTGCGTTACTCCATGTGGTTGACTCGCTGTATTTTCGGCCAGTCTCCCGCTCCTGTTGTTTTCACACGGGAAAACACAGAACTGCGCAAAGCGTTGCTTCTTAGATTCCTTTCAAGGAGGCCAATACAAATTATTCATGAAGTTCACAAAATACCATCTTTTGACCCAAGCGATAAATGCAATAATCACAGAAAAAATAATAATATTTTAAAAAAACTATCTCAAGCAAACGGATTAATTTTTATAGACGAAGATCTGCGCGATCGGGTTTTGGCTAAGCTCAATTTAAAAACACCATCTCTTGTCGCACCTTCAGGCGTTAATATCGCGGCTTTTTCTTCTCGATATGCGGCTCTACCTTCTTCTGAAATTGTACTCGGATATTTTGGCAACATAACGGAAGAAAAGGGAATTTTTCTTCTCGCTGATGCTTTACGCTACTTGCCAAAAAAATATCGTCTTAAATGTGTCGGCCGTGTCACTTCTGAAACACGCACAGAAATGCTTCGACGCATCGGCAATGATCCGCAGCGAATCAACTTTACAGGATACCTCAACCCTGCAGATCTACCCAACGCAATGTCGGATGTACACATTTCCGTAATTCCGTCTATTTCTCACAACAAGTTCTTATCCCCCCTCAAACTTGCAGAATCTCTTGCTCTCGGACTACCCATTGTGTGCACCCCTGTTGAGCATTTGAAAAGATTAGTACAAAAGGACAAGCACGCGATCTTTGCGAATTCATTTCACCCACAAGATTTGGCTAATGCCATTTCAAAATTAGGAAATGCGCCTGACACATTATCACAAATGAGTATAGAAAACCGAGCACATGCCCAACTTTTTTCGTGGGACGCCAGGGCTAGACATATTATAGAATTTATCAAATCACTCTCAGTCAGACGGTGA
- a CDS encoding putative nucleotide-diphospho-sugar transferase yields MFTIITCGDSKYFEFLQNFENNIFTIFGYYPTIYDLGLKEDEKAQLKSEVRKIPIKEKFWELNTIGYVKTTHKPRCIKDILNEKIQDCIYVDADVIFTSKIQETEIDNADIGITPRHTKERKPEYFTNGHINAGFIFFKNTEDVKLLIDKWILSCKDQDTTDQKALSDILKEEIDIINGEKIQKYKNINVLLLDPSIFNDVSCKTGRMFHFKNAGRREDSLKKYRNFVSLQANFPRIIGFITNLRRLWLKFTRRITGAERRFWEN; encoded by the coding sequence ATGTTTACGATAATAACATGTGGGGATTCAAAATATTTTGAATTTTTGCAAAATTTTGAAAATAACATTTTCACAATATTCGGTTATTACCCGACAATTTACGACCTCGGCTTGAAAGAGGACGAAAAGGCACAGCTTAAAAGTGAAGTCCGGAAGATACCCATAAAGGAAAAATTTTGGGAACTCAACACTATTGGATATGTCAAAACTACGCACAAACCAAGATGCATAAAGGATATACTAAACGAAAAAATTCAAGACTGCATCTACGTTGACGCAGATGTCATCTTCACCTCTAAAATACAAGAAACGGAAATCGATAATGCCGACATCGGAATCACGCCCAGGCACACAAAAGAGAGAAAACCAGAATATTTTACTAATGGGCATATAAATGCCGGATTTATTTTTTTTAAGAATACTGAAGATGTTAAATTACTAATTGATAAGTGGATCTTATCTTGCAAAGATCAAGATACGACAGATCAAAAAGCCCTGAGCGACATCCTGAAGGAAGAAATAGACATAATTAATGGGGAAAAAATTCAAAAATACAAAAATATTAATGTATTGCTACTAGACCCATCGATATTTAATGACGTTTCATGCAAAACAGGGCGCATGTTTCACTTCAAAAACGCTGGCAGAAGAGAGGATTCACTAAAAAAATACCGGAATTTTGTATCGCTACAGGCAAACTTTCCACGAATTATTGGGTTTATTACTAACTTACGCAGGCTTTGGCTCAAGTTTACGCGCAGAATCACTGGGGCAGAAAGAAGATTTTGGGAGAATTAG
- a CDS encoding O-antigen ligase: protein MSQNSVFFSDFNIKTDAVIIGYSLFLVSLALEFYVNEFRTFALITLFVSLWFSPNLRMRILNSSFLRISLFFPFIALLAWVFGPFGSDGLKTFDWLFCIAVGNAATQSRPREAIFLLVLFPMTVFAASIITFAWYYFQDMPIQDLYYGNDRLQLYNESTNRMGLTLAFGISICSGLLFLKSRLGLLLRFLFFMLLGLCWMTQSRSAFFAVSVVFIVAAIYNFRFRNDKTFWPLFIVMLVTILGIALFSENSRIVHTLTSGSLEYLFNGREDIWRAAWEIFQKSPIFGFGVDSFHDTLSAHLAIPGNAERFPGLPVPNIFWNAHQIVLGILAEMGLAGLAIFIYLVIRGLRMGFACKLEVLAPLFMFIAYLVAGIGGYGFHRSWNSAFFFLSLGLIEGVYMTQGALRHNRDS from the coding sequence TTGAGTCAAAATTCTGTCTTTTTCTCTGATTTTAATATTAAAACTGATGCAGTCATAATAGGTTATTCGTTATTTTTAGTTAGTCTCGCATTAGAGTTTTATGTAAATGAATTTAGAACATTTGCATTGATAACTTTGTTTGTCAGTTTATGGTTCTCCCCGAATTTGCGAATGCGTATATTGAACTCAAGTTTTTTAAGAATAAGCCTTTTTTTTCCATTTATTGCCTTATTAGCGTGGGTTTTTGGACCTTTTGGCTCAGATGGCTTAAAGACTTTTGACTGGCTTTTTTGTATAGCTGTTGGGAATGCCGCAACACAGTCTCGACCGCGAGAAGCGATTTTTCTACTAGTTTTGTTCCCAATGACGGTTTTTGCCGCTTCAATTATTACTTTCGCTTGGTATTATTTTCAAGATATGCCCATTCAAGACTTGTATTATGGTAACGATCGACTCCAGTTGTATAATGAAAGTACAAACAGGATGGGGTTAACGCTTGCTTTTGGAATAAGTATATGCAGCGGCCTGTTGTTTTTAAAAAGTAGGTTAGGTTTGTTGTTGCGTTTTTTGTTTTTTATGTTGCTTGGATTATGTTGGATGACGCAATCGAGGTCTGCTTTTTTCGCAGTTTCTGTTGTCTTTATTGTTGCTGCAATATATAATTTTAGGTTTCGTAATGATAAAACATTCTGGCCTTTGTTTATTGTGATGTTAGTTACAATTTTAGGAATTGCTCTTTTTTCAGAAAACAGCCGAATAGTGCATACATTGACCTCAGGTTCTTTGGAATATCTTTTCAACGGTAGGGAAGATATATGGCGTGCAGCATGGGAAATTTTTCAAAAGTCACCCATTTTTGGTTTTGGAGTTGATAGTTTTCATGACACCTTAAGCGCGCATCTTGCGATTCCTGGTAACGCAGAGCGATTTCCAGGTCTTCCGGTTCCTAATATTTTTTGGAATGCGCACCAGATTGTTCTCGGTATTCTTGCAGAAATGGGATTGGCCGGACTAGCAATATTTATTTATCTTGTCATCCGAGGGCTTCGCATGGGATTTGCCTGTAAACTTGAGGTTTTAGCCCCGCTTTTTATGTTCATAGCGTATCTTGTCGCGGGAATAGGCGGATATGGTTTTCATAGAAGTTGGAATTCTGCATTCTTTTTTCTGTCACTTGGTCTTATCGAGGGCGTCTATATGACTCAAGGTGCTCTTCGTCACAACCGTGATTCCTGA